One Chloroflexota bacterium DNA segment encodes these proteins:
- a CDS encoding transposase produces MTLLKPTKCFRMRGKKGEKHSDPRDPPRRRANKQRGHGTYENDRPPIIGTVGRDSGQVRLRVAKHTDGKTLKRHVAQFTRPDTVANTDEWQGYNPIERQRRTVNHGEHEWARDDDGDGMREVHINTTEGMWTGTRNFLRPFRGVHKDHLEGYIAMCEHSINLKRITPHFIAALVRCT; encoded by the coding sequence ATGACATTACTGAAACCGACGAAATGTTTCAGAATGCGGGGGAAAAAAGGCGAGAAACACAGCGATCCACGCGATCCCCCACGCCGCCGCGCCAACAAACAAAGAGGCCACGGCACCTACGAGAATGACCGCCCGCCCATCATCGGTACGGTTGGTCGCGATAGCGGCCAAGTGCGTCTGCGTGTCGCGAAACATACCGATGGCAAAACCTTAAAGCGCCATGTGGCTCAATTCACCCGGCCCGATACCGTAGCCAATACCGATGAATGGCAGGGCTACAATCCGATCGAACGCCAACGGCGGACGGTCAACCATGGTGAACACGAATGGGCGCGCGATGATGATGGTGATGGCATGCGCGAGGTCCATATCAATACGACCGAAGGCATGTGGACGGGCACCCGCAATTTCCTACGACCCTTTCGCGGTGTCCACAAGGATCACCTGGAGGGCTATATCGCGATGTGCGAACACAGCATCAACCTGAAACGGATCACGCCGCACTTCATCGCCGCCCTTGTCCGTTGCACATAG